One Kaistella polysaccharea DNA segment encodes these proteins:
- the ggt gene encoding gamma-glutamyltransferase: MKKLLLSFVVISQFTFAQFTDINIVKEIHTKNKGLVVSAHPLASEAGAKIMKMGGNAYDAVIATQYALAVVYPQAGNIGGGGFLVGVKNNGEKFTIDFRETAPEKSSRDMYLDKKGNANTDLSQNGRLAVGIPGSIAGFYATLKHAKLPMEKLIQPAIDLAEQGFAVSQKEANLLNNQMKYFTEHNKNTTVFQKSTPWKQGDLLIQKDLAETLKLIQKNGAKGFYEGKTAQLLIAEMKRGNGIITLNDLKNYKVVERKPISFNYKGTEIVSMPLPSSGGILLAQMLKMSSFENVEKYQQNSTPAVQIMVETERRSFADRAEYMGDPGFIKDKTEMLISDDYLKNRWKSFTMNKATPSSEVGKIIPQSKESTETTHISIIDKEGNAVAVTTTLNGLYGSKVVVSGAGFLLNNEMDDFSVKPGVPNMFGAVGGEANSIQPGKRMLSSMTPTIVMKNSKPYIIVGTPGGTTIPTSVYQSIVNIIDFKLSPNMAVNTPKFHHQWLPETVLVESNFPETTIADLEKHNYKIERTAQIGRTELIIIDENGNAIAIADGRGDDSVAVE; this comes from the coding sequence ATGAAAAAACTGCTACTTTCATTTGTCGTTATTTCCCAATTTACTTTTGCACAATTCACAGATATTAACATTGTTAAAGAAATACATACCAAGAATAAAGGTCTGGTGGTTTCCGCACATCCTTTAGCAAGCGAAGCTGGCGCAAAAATCATGAAAATGGGTGGAAACGCTTACGATGCGGTTATTGCGACACAATATGCGTTAGCAGTAGTTTATCCACAAGCTGGAAATATTGGCGGCGGCGGTTTTTTAGTTGGAGTGAAAAATAACGGTGAGAAATTTACCATTGATTTTCGGGAAACTGCACCAGAAAAATCATCCAGAGATATGTATTTGGATAAAAAAGGAAATGCAAATACGGATCTTTCTCAGAATGGAAGGTTAGCTGTAGGGATTCCTGGTTCTATTGCAGGGTTTTATGCAACTTTAAAACATGCAAAACTTCCCATGGAAAAACTCATTCAACCCGCAATTGATTTGGCAGAACAAGGTTTTGCAGTATCGCAAAAAGAAGCCAATTTGCTAAATAATCAGATGAAGTATTTTACGGAACATAATAAAAATACAACGGTATTTCAAAAATCTACGCCTTGGAAGCAAGGTGATTTATTAATCCAAAAGGATTTGGCTGAGACTTTAAAACTCATTCAGAAAAACGGTGCTAAAGGTTTTTATGAAGGAAAAACAGCTCAACTACTCATTGCTGAAATGAAACGCGGAAATGGTATTATTACATTAAATGATCTGAAAAATTATAAGGTGGTAGAAAGAAAGCCAATTTCCTTTAATTATAAGGGAACGGAGATCGTTTCTATGCCGTTGCCTTCCAGTGGCGGAATTCTTTTAGCCCAAATGCTAAAGATGAGTAGTTTTGAAAATGTGGAAAAATATCAACAAAACTCAACGCCAGCCGTGCAAATTATGGTAGAAACTGAACGTCGATCTTTTGCTGATAGAGCTGAATATATGGGAGATCCCGGATTTATTAAAGATAAAACTGAAATGCTTATTTCTGACGATTATTTAAAAAACCGGTGGAAAAGTTTTACCATGAATAAAGCGACACCAAGTTCAGAAGTTGGTAAAATTATTCCTCAATCAAAAGAATCTACGGAAACCACCCATATTTCTATTATTGATAAAGAAGGCAATGCCGTTGCTGTAACCACCACTTTAAATGGTTTGTACGGCAGTAAAGTGGTTGTTTCTGGTGCAGGATTTTTACTGAACAATGAAATGGATGATTTTTCCGTAAAACCTGGTGTTCCCAATATGTTTGGAGCGGTTGGTGGTGAAGCGAATTCCATTCAACCCGGAAAAAGAATGTTGAGTTCAATGACGCCTACGATTGTGATGAAAAATTCAAAACCTTACATCATCGTAGGAACACCAGGTGGAACAACGATTCCGACTTCAGTCTACCAGTCGATTGTGAATATTATAGACTTTAAATTGAGTCCGAATATGGCGGTTAACACTCCGAAATTCCACCATCAGTGGTTGCCCGAAACTGTTTTGGTGGAAAGCAATTTCCCCGAAACTACAATTGCAGATTTAGAAAAGCATAATTATAAAATTGAAAGGACTGCCCAGATTGGCCGCACAGAATTAATTATCATTGACGAAAATGGAAATGCAATCGCAATTGCAGATGGTCGTGGCGATGATTCTGTAGCAGTGGAGTAA